Part of the Terriglobia bacterium genome, CGGGCGGCAAACAGGTGTCGCAAGTAGGCGCGCGAGTAGCGGGCGCAGACCCGGCAGCCGCAATTGGGGTCGAGCGGGGCCTGGTCGGCGGCATAGCGGGCGCCCTTGATGTTGATCTTCCCTTCGGAGGTAAACAACAAGCCGTGGCGGGCGGCGCGCGTGGGATGGACGCAATCCATCATGTCCACGCCCAGGGCGGCGTATTCCACGATCTCCTCCGGGGTACCCACCCCCATCAGGTAGCGCGGCTTGTCGGGCGGAAGATGCTCCAGGGTTGACTCTACGATCTCGCGGGTGAGGGCGCGCGGTTCGCCTACGCTCAGGCCGCCGATGGCATAGCCGGGAAAGTCCATGTCAACCAGGCGCTGGGCACATTCACGGCGGAGGTCGGGGTAGATGCCGCCCTGGACGATGGCGAAAAGGGCGGGGGAGTCGATGGTCGATGGTCCCCTCGGCTGCGCTCGGGACAGGCTCTGGTCGATGGCAACCGGGTCGACGGTCGACGGTCGATGGTCGACGGCAACAGCATTGCCGATTGCCGATTGTCGATTGCCGATTTTGCGCCAAGGAACCTCATCCTTGTGCTCTTCCCAATACTGCTTGCACCGTTCCGCCCAGCGCACCGTCAACTCCATCGACTGGCGGGCGCGCTCGCGGTCGGCGGGGAATTCGGTGCACTCGTCGAAGGCCATGATGAGGTCGGCGCCGAGCGCGATCTGCGACGCGGTCGCGGATTCCGGCGTGAAGAAGTGCGTCGAGCCGTCCAGATGCGAGCGAAATTGCACGCCCTCGTCGGAGACCTTGCGCATCTCGCTCAAGCTCCACACCTGGAAGCCGCCGGAATCGGTAAGGATGGCGCGCTCCCAGCTCATGAAGCGATGCAGGCCGCCGAGGGCGCGGATTTGCTCGGCGCCGGGCCGCAGGTAGAGGTGATAGTTGTTGCCGAGAATGATCTGCGCACCCAGCT contains:
- a CDS encoding tRNA guanosine(34) transglycosylase Tgt, whose protein sequence is MPFSFEVTARSGAARRARISTAHGPVETPVFMPVGTQATVKAVPQDVLEELGAQIILGNNYHLYLRPGAEQIRALGGLHRFMSWERAILTDSGGFQVWSLSEMRKVSDEGVQFRSHLDGSTHFFTPESATASQIALGADLIMAFDECTEFPADRERARQSMELTVRWAERCKQYWEEHKDEVPWRKIGNRQSAIGNAVAVDHRPSTVDPVAIDQSLSRAQPRGPSTIDSPALFAIVQGGIYPDLRRECAQRLVDMDFPGYAIGGLSVGEPRALTREIVESTLEHLPPDKPRYLMGVGTPEEIVEYAALGVDMMDCVHPTRAARHGLLFTSEGKINIKGARYAADQAPLDPNCGCRVCARYSRAYLRHLFAAREVLGQVLNSIHNLAYYLDTMKRVRHSIQLGEFSSFLSGLRSQNLNSPARAQREDPTIAPSRE